In Cyprinus carpio isolate SPL01 chromosome B7, ASM1834038v1, whole genome shotgun sequence, a genomic segment contains:
- the LOC109109417 gene encoding sodium- and chloride-dependent glycine transporter 2-like isoform X2, protein MDFSEHGEMLRQPSNSIPPQPSGGAVGATNTNKPENGNPVPQPPPVNERKTFCPSENKPCEMEANKAYGTFKNAAPGPTFAPVNSAVRKDSDGKMDGSTGKATSDFMSNNQSAVRTAAEHNNTSGDWTSMSQTTIILGTDGNTSVLPGTVTGDDDDDGGDENKARGNWSNKLDFILSMVGYAVGLGNVWRFPYLAFQNGGGAFLIPYLIMLGLAGIPIFLLEVSLGQFASQGPVSVWKAIPALQGCGIAMLIISVLIAIYYNIIMCWTLYYLFASLKGTLPWATCKNEWNTVECKDKDMLLLDSCILRDRNITSIKNTTFCLSANAVGNLSKLLNVTMDNKTYVSPSEEYFKYNVLHISKGIEYPGDIRWPLAACLFLAWLIVYASLAKGIKSSGKVVYFTATFPYVVLVILLIRGVTLPGAGSGILYFITPKWEKLNDAKVWKDAATQIFFSLSAAWGGLITLSSYNKFHNNCYRDTLIVTCTNSATSIFAGFVIFSVIGFMAHELKVPIESVADEGPGIAFVVYPEALTRLPLSPFWAIIFFLMLLTLGLDTMFATIETIVTSVSDEFPKYLRKHKPLFTLVCCLSFFVLGFPMITESGMYMLQLVDTFAASYSLVIIAIFELIGISYIYGLQRFCEDIEMMIGFQPNKFWRICWAFVTPTILTFILALSLYQWKVMTYEDYTYPTWSMVLGWLMVICSVIWIPIMFVIKMHIAPGSLIERLKLVCSPQPDWGPFLMKHRGERYKNMIDPLGTNSLGLKLPPKDFQLSAQYQ, encoded by the exons GATTTTTCTGAGCACGGGGAAATGTTGAGACAACCGTCAAACAGTATTCCGCCCCAGCCGTCTGGGGGAGCGGTTGGAGCTACAAATACTAACAAACCGGAGAACGGGAACCCGGTGCCCCAACCGCCGCCTGTAAACGAACGGAAAACTTTTTGTCCTTCGGAAAATAAACCGTGCGAAATGGAAGCCAATAAAGCATACGGGACGTTTAAAAACGCCGCACCTGGACCCACGTTTGCTCCCGTTAATTCTGCCGTGCGCAAGGATTCCGACGGTAAAATGGATGGTTCGACCGGCAAAGCCACGTCGGACTTCATGTCTAACAACCAAAGTGCTGTAAGGACCGCGGCGGAGCATAACAACACCAGCGGTGACTGGACCTCCATGAGCCAGACCACCATCATCCTGGGTACAGATGGCAATACATCTGTTCTTCCTGGCACGGTGACCGGG gatgatgatgatgatggaggagATGAGAATAAGGCCCGGGGGAACTGGTCCAACAAACTGGATTTTATCCTGTCCATGGTGGGATATGCTGTGGGTTTGGGAAATGTGTGGAGATTCCCATATCTTGCTTTCCAGAATGGTGGAG GTGCGTTTTTGATACCTTACCTAATCATGTTAGGCCTCGCCGGTATACCTATATTTTTGTTGGAGGTGTCTTTGGGTCAGTTCGCCAGCCAAGGCCCGGTATCAGTATGGAAAGCGATCCCAGCTCTACAAG GTTGCGGGATTGCCATGTTGATAATATCTGTCTTGATAGccatatactataatattattatgtgCTGGACATTGTACTACCTGTTCGCTTCGTTGAAGGGGACACTGCCATGGGCCACCTGTAAAAATGAATGGAACACCGTCGAGTGCAAAGACAAAGACATGCTGCTTTTGG ACTCCTGTATACTAAGGGACAGAAACATCACATCAATCAAGAACACCACATTCTGTTTATCTGCAAATGCTGTCGGGAATTTAAGTAAACTGTTAAATGTCACAATGGACAATAAAACCTATGTCAGCCCTAGTGAGGAGTATTTCAA GTATAATGTGTTGCATATTTCCAAGGGTATTGAATACCCAGGTGACATCCGTTGGCCCTTGGCTGCTTGTCTTTTTCTGGCCTGGCTTATTGTTTATGCCTCTTTGGCTAAAGGGATCAAGTCCTCAGGGAAG GTGGTGTATTTCACTGCCACGTTCCCCTATGTGGTGTTGGTCATCCTGTTGATCCGAGGGGTTACTCTGCCCGGAGCCGGTTCTGGGATCCTTTATTTCATAACACCCAAATGGGAAAAACTCAATGATGCCAAG GTGTGGAAGGATGCTGCTACACAGattttcttctctctgtctgcAGCATGGGGTGGTCTTATAACCCTCTCGTCCTACAATAAGTTCCATAACAACTGTTACAG GGATACTCTCATTGTGACGTGTACTAACAGTGCCACAAGTATATTTgctggttttgtcattttttcagttATTGGCTTCATGGCTCATGAGCTCAAAGTCCCAATTGAGAGTGTGGCAGATGAAG gTCCAGGAATTGCTTTTGTGGTCTATCCAGAGGCTCTGACTAGGTTGCCCTTGTCACCATTCTGGGCCATCATCTTCTTCCTCATGCTGCTTACGCTTGGTTTAGATACTATG TTTGCCACCATAGAAACTATAGTGACATCTGTTTCTGATGAGTTCCCGAAGTACCTGCGCAAACACAAGCCTCTGTTCACTTTGGTTTGCTGTTTGTCCTTTTTTGTGCTGGGTTTCCCCATGATCACTGAG AGTGGTATGTACATGCTTCAGCTGGTGGACACTTTTGCAGCCTCTTATTCTCTGGTCATCATTGCCATATTCGAACTGATTGGAATCTCGTACATCTATG GACTACAGCGGTTCTGTGAGGACATTGAGATGATGATTGGGTTCCAACCAAACAAGTTTTGGAGAATCTGCTGGGCCTTTGTCACACCAACTATtctcaca TTTATCTTGGCACTTAGTCTGTATCAGTGGAAGGTGATGACATATGAGGATTACACTTATCCGACCTGGTCTATGGTTCTCGGCTGGCTTATGGTCATCTGTTCTGTCATATGGATTCCCATCATGTTTGTTATTAAGATGCACATTGCGCCTGGATCATTAATTGAG CGTCTGAAGTTGGTGTGCTCTCCTCAACCCGACTGGGGTCCATTCCTGATGAAACACCGCGGGGAACGCTACAAGAACATGATCGACCCTCTGGGCACCAACTCCCTTGGCCTCAAACTTCCCCCCAAAGATTTCCAGCTATCAGCCCAATATCAATAA
- the LOC109109417 gene encoding sodium- and chloride-dependent glycine transporter 2-like isoform X1 has protein sequence MDFSEHGEMLRQPSNSIPPQPSGGAVGATNTNKPENGNPVPQPPPVNERKTFCPSENKPCEMEANKAYGTFKNAAPGPTFAPVNSAVRKDSDGKMDGSTGKATSDFMSNNQSAVRTAAEHNNTSGDWTSMSQTTIILGTDGNTSVLPGTVTGDDDDDDGGDENKARGNWSNKLDFILSMVGYAVGLGNVWRFPYLAFQNGGGAFLIPYLIMLGLAGIPIFLLEVSLGQFASQGPVSVWKAIPALQGCGIAMLIISVLIAIYYNIIMCWTLYYLFASLKGTLPWATCKNEWNTVECKDKDMLLLDSCILRDRNITSIKNTTFCLSANAVGNLSKLLNVTMDNKTYVSPSEEYFKYNVLHISKGIEYPGDIRWPLAACLFLAWLIVYASLAKGIKSSGKVVYFTATFPYVVLVILLIRGVTLPGAGSGILYFITPKWEKLNDAKVWKDAATQIFFSLSAAWGGLITLSSYNKFHNNCYRDTLIVTCTNSATSIFAGFVIFSVIGFMAHELKVPIESVADEGPGIAFVVYPEALTRLPLSPFWAIIFFLMLLTLGLDTMFATIETIVTSVSDEFPKYLRKHKPLFTLVCCLSFFVLGFPMITESGMYMLQLVDTFAASYSLVIIAIFELIGISYIYGLQRFCEDIEMMIGFQPNKFWRICWAFVTPTILTFILALSLYQWKVMTYEDYTYPTWSMVLGWLMVICSVIWIPIMFVIKMHIAPGSLIERLKLVCSPQPDWGPFLMKHRGERYKNMIDPLGTNSLGLKLPPKDFQLSAQYQ, from the exons GATTTTTCTGAGCACGGGGAAATGTTGAGACAACCGTCAAACAGTATTCCGCCCCAGCCGTCTGGGGGAGCGGTTGGAGCTACAAATACTAACAAACCGGAGAACGGGAACCCGGTGCCCCAACCGCCGCCTGTAAACGAACGGAAAACTTTTTGTCCTTCGGAAAATAAACCGTGCGAAATGGAAGCCAATAAAGCATACGGGACGTTTAAAAACGCCGCACCTGGACCCACGTTTGCTCCCGTTAATTCTGCCGTGCGCAAGGATTCCGACGGTAAAATGGATGGTTCGACCGGCAAAGCCACGTCGGACTTCATGTCTAACAACCAAAGTGCTGTAAGGACCGCGGCGGAGCATAACAACACCAGCGGTGACTGGACCTCCATGAGCCAGACCACCATCATCCTGGGTACAGATGGCAATACATCTGTTCTTCCTGGCACGGTGACCGGG GAT gatgatgatgatgatggaggagATGAGAATAAGGCCCGGGGGAACTGGTCCAACAAACTGGATTTTATCCTGTCCATGGTGGGATATGCTGTGGGTTTGGGAAATGTGTGGAGATTCCCATATCTTGCTTTCCAGAATGGTGGAG GTGCGTTTTTGATACCTTACCTAATCATGTTAGGCCTCGCCGGTATACCTATATTTTTGTTGGAGGTGTCTTTGGGTCAGTTCGCCAGCCAAGGCCCGGTATCAGTATGGAAAGCGATCCCAGCTCTACAAG GTTGCGGGATTGCCATGTTGATAATATCTGTCTTGATAGccatatactataatattattatgtgCTGGACATTGTACTACCTGTTCGCTTCGTTGAAGGGGACACTGCCATGGGCCACCTGTAAAAATGAATGGAACACCGTCGAGTGCAAAGACAAAGACATGCTGCTTTTGG ACTCCTGTATACTAAGGGACAGAAACATCACATCAATCAAGAACACCACATTCTGTTTATCTGCAAATGCTGTCGGGAATTTAAGTAAACTGTTAAATGTCACAATGGACAATAAAACCTATGTCAGCCCTAGTGAGGAGTATTTCAA GTATAATGTGTTGCATATTTCCAAGGGTATTGAATACCCAGGTGACATCCGTTGGCCCTTGGCTGCTTGTCTTTTTCTGGCCTGGCTTATTGTTTATGCCTCTTTGGCTAAAGGGATCAAGTCCTCAGGGAAG GTGGTGTATTTCACTGCCACGTTCCCCTATGTGGTGTTGGTCATCCTGTTGATCCGAGGGGTTACTCTGCCCGGAGCCGGTTCTGGGATCCTTTATTTCATAACACCCAAATGGGAAAAACTCAATGATGCCAAG GTGTGGAAGGATGCTGCTACACAGattttcttctctctgtctgcAGCATGGGGTGGTCTTATAACCCTCTCGTCCTACAATAAGTTCCATAACAACTGTTACAG GGATACTCTCATTGTGACGTGTACTAACAGTGCCACAAGTATATTTgctggttttgtcattttttcagttATTGGCTTCATGGCTCATGAGCTCAAAGTCCCAATTGAGAGTGTGGCAGATGAAG gTCCAGGAATTGCTTTTGTGGTCTATCCAGAGGCTCTGACTAGGTTGCCCTTGTCACCATTCTGGGCCATCATCTTCTTCCTCATGCTGCTTACGCTTGGTTTAGATACTATG TTTGCCACCATAGAAACTATAGTGACATCTGTTTCTGATGAGTTCCCGAAGTACCTGCGCAAACACAAGCCTCTGTTCACTTTGGTTTGCTGTTTGTCCTTTTTTGTGCTGGGTTTCCCCATGATCACTGAG AGTGGTATGTACATGCTTCAGCTGGTGGACACTTTTGCAGCCTCTTATTCTCTGGTCATCATTGCCATATTCGAACTGATTGGAATCTCGTACATCTATG GACTACAGCGGTTCTGTGAGGACATTGAGATGATGATTGGGTTCCAACCAAACAAGTTTTGGAGAATCTGCTGGGCCTTTGTCACACCAACTATtctcaca TTTATCTTGGCACTTAGTCTGTATCAGTGGAAGGTGATGACATATGAGGATTACACTTATCCGACCTGGTCTATGGTTCTCGGCTGGCTTATGGTCATCTGTTCTGTCATATGGATTCCCATCATGTTTGTTATTAAGATGCACATTGCGCCTGGATCATTAATTGAG CGTCTGAAGTTGGTGTGCTCTCCTCAACCCGACTGGGGTCCATTCCTGATGAAACACCGCGGGGAACGCTACAAGAACATGATCGACCCTCTGGGCACCAACTCCCTTGGCCTCAAACTTCCCCCCAAAGATTTCCAGCTATCAGCCCAATATCAATAA